Proteins found in one Magnolia sinica isolate HGM2019 chromosome 5, MsV1, whole genome shotgun sequence genomic segment:
- the LOC131246228 gene encoding small heat shock protein, chloroplastic-like, giving the protein MSASLGFSIPLPSQRNGGHLRKAGVLLKKPMKAMAAAQGRENLDHLQKANNRQPQTPPQPKKRVAQVVPVGIWDRFPTARTVQQMMDTMERIMEDPIGYPSLSEENGGGSYRRGRTPWEIKEGEEEYKMRFDMPGMTKGDVKVWVEEKMLVVKAEKEPKKSSQGEEQREEEEWSAKSYGRYNSRIALPDNVEAEKIKAEVKDGVLYITIPKVRMLTKVLDIEVK; this is encoded by the exons ATGTCTGCATCGCTTGGCTTTTCTATTCCCTTGCCATCTCAAAGGAATGGTGGGCATTTGAGAAAGGCAGGTGTGTTGTTGAAAAAGCCAATGAAGGCCATGGCAGCAGCACAAGGAAGGGAGAACTTAGACCACTTGCAAAAGGCTAACAACAGGCAGCCACAGACACCACCCCAACCCAAGAAAAGGGTGGCCCAAGTTGTTCCTGTAG GTATATGGGACCGATTTCCAACTGCCAGAACAGTACAACAGATGATGGACACAATGGAAAGGATAATGGAAGATCCAATTGGGTACCCATCCCTATCTGAAGAGAATGGAGGGGGGAGTTATAGGAGGGGACGAACTCCGTGGGAGATaaaagaaggagaggaagagtaCAAGATGAGATTCGACATGCCGGGGATGACGAAGGGGGATGTGAAGGTGTGGGTGGAGGAGAAGATGCTCGTTGTAAAGGCAGAGAAAGAGCCCAAGAAGAGCTCACAAGGAGAAGAACAAAGAGAAGAGGAGGAATGGTCTGCGAAGAGCTATGGAAGGTACAATAGCAGAATTGCATTGCCGGATAACGTTGAGGCGGAGAAGATAAAGGCGGAAGTGAAAGATGGGGTGCTGTATATTACAATTCCGAAGGTGAGGATGTTGACCAAGGTTTTGGATATTGAGGTCAAGTGA